The following proteins come from a genomic window of Saccharomyces mikatae IFO 1815 strain IFO1815 genome assembly, chromosome: 7:
- the DST1 gene encoding transcription elongation factor DST1 (similar to Saccharomyces cerevisiae DST1 (YGL043W); ancestral locus Anc_4.67): MDSKEVLVHVKNLEKNKSNDAAVLEILHVLDKEFVPTEKLLRETKVGVEVNKFKKSTNAEISRLVKKMIGSWKDAINKNKRSRQAQQHHQDHAPAKVEDKTAVNGSVNGLEEPSSSQSDATKQDKYVSTKPRNSKNDGVDTAIYHHKLRDQVLKALYDVLAKESEHPPQSILHTAKAIEGEMNKVNNCDTSEAAYKARYRIIYSNIISKNNPDLKHKIANGDITPEFLAMCDAKDLAPAPLKQKIEEIAKQNLFNAQGATIERSVTDRFTCGKCKEKKVSYYQLQTRSADEPLTTFCTCEACGNRWKFS, translated from the coding sequence ATGGATAGTAAGGAAGTTCTGGTGCACGTTAAGAAtttagaaaagaacaaaagtaATGATGCAGCGGTTCTGGAAATCTTACATGTCTTGGATAAGGAATTCGTGCCCACTGAAAAGCTATTGAGAGAAACAAAAGTTGGTGTGGAAGTCAACAAATTTAAAAAGTCTACGAATGCAGAGATCAGTAGGcttgtgaaaaaaatgattggCTCATGGAAAGACGCaattaacaaaaataagCGTTCCAGACAAGCGCAGCAACATCATCAAGATCATGCACCAGCTAAAGTGGAGGACAAGACAGCTGTAAATGGCTCTGTGAATGGTTTGGAAGAACCTTCCTCTTCCCAGTCGGATGCGACAAAACAGGACAAATATGTCAGCACTAAACCAAGAAATAGTAAGAATGATGGTGTGGATACAGCAATATACCACCATAAATTACGTGATCAGGTACTAAAGGCACTTTACGACGTTTTGGCCAAAGAAAGCGAACATCCTCCTCAATCTATTTTACACACTGCCAAAGCTATAGAAGGTGAAATGAATAAAGTTAACAACTGTGACACCAGCGAAGCCGCCTATAAGGCCAGGTACCGTATAATTTACTCAAACATCATCTCCAAAAATAATCCAGATCTCAAACATAAAATTGCCAACGGTGATATAACTCCCGAATTCTTAGCTATGTGCGATGCCAAGGATTTGGCTCCAGCACCTTTAAAGCAAAAGATCGAAGAAATTGCTAAACAAAACTTATTCAATGCACAAGGTGCTACTATAGAAAGGTCAGTTACTGACAGATTTACTTGTGGTAAATGTAAGGAGAAGAAGGTGTCTTATTACCAATTGCAAACGAGATCTGCAGATGAACCATTGACCACTTTCTGTACTTGTGAGGCATGTGGTAACAGATGGAAATTCTCTTAA
- the SMKI07G2100 gene encoding carbonyl reductase (NADPH-dependent) (similar to Saccharomyces cerevisiae YGL039W) has protein sequence MTIEKTTVFVSGATGFIASHVVEDLLKAGYKVIGSGRSQEKNEGLLKKFNNNPNLSMEIVEDIAAPNAFDKAFQRRGKEIKVVLHIASPVHFNTTDFEKDLLIPAVNGTKSILEAIKEYAADTVEKVVITSSVAALAAPADMQDVSSVVTEDSWNRDTWESCQTNAISAYCGSKKFAEKTAWDFLEANKSTVKFTLSTINPGFVFGPQLFTDSLKNGINSSSAIIAKLVSSKVDDKFYNYSGPFIDVRDVSKAHLVAFEKPECAGQRLFLCEDLFCSQEVLDILNVEFPQLRGKIAAGEPGSGSSFLTKHSCKCDNSKTKKLLGFKFFNFKDCIVDTASQLLEVQN, from the coding sequence ATGactattgaaaaaacgACTGTTTTCGTTTCTGGTGCTACCGGTTTCATTGCTTCACATGTTGTGGAAGATTTATTGAAAGCAGGTTACAAGGTCATTGGTTCAGGTAGGTcgcaagaaaaaaacgaaggtttgttgaagaaattcaataataatCCCAACCTGTCAATGGAGATCGTCGAAGACATTGCTGCTCCAAACGCTTTCGACAAAGCTTTCCAAAGGCGTGGTAAAGAGATTAAAGTTGTCTTGCACATAGCTTCTCCGGTCCACTTCAACACCactgattttgaaaaagaccTTTTAATTCCGGCTGTCAATGGTACCAAATCCATTCTGGAAGCAATCAAAGAATATGCTGCGGATACTGTTGAAAAAGTCGTCATTACTTCTTCTGTTGCTGCACTTGCCGCTCCTGCAGATATGCAAGACGTCAGCTCCGTTGTCACTGAGGACAGTTGGAACAGAGACACTTGGGAAAGCTGTCAGACTAATGCTATTTCTGCGTACTGCGGTTCCAAAAAGTTTGCTGAAAAGACTGCTTGGGATTTTCTCGAGGCAAATAAATCAACGGTCAAATTTACGCTATCAACCATCAATCCAGGATTCGTTTTTGGTCCTCAGTTATTTACTGATTCActcaaaaatggaataaaTAGTTCTTCGGCTATAATTGCCAAGTTGGTTAGTTCTAAAGTGGATGACAAGTTTTATAATTACAGTGGTCCATTTATTGATGTTCGGGATGTTTCAAAAGCACATTTAGTTGCATTTGAGAAACCTGAATGTGCTGGCCAAAGACTATTTCTTTGCGAGGATTTGTTCTGCTCTCAAGAAGTATTAGATATCCTGAATGTGGAATTTCCACAGTTAAGGGGCAAGATAGCGGCTGGTGAACCAGGCAGCGGTTCGAGCTTTTTGACAAAACATTCTTGCAAGTGCGACAACTCCAAGACCAAAAAACTATTGggtttcaaattcttcaattttaaaGATTGCATTGTTGATACCGCATCTCAGTTGTTGGAAGTTCAAAATTAA
- the RNA15 gene encoding Rna15p (similar to Saccharomyces cerevisiae RNA15 (YGL044C); ancestral locus Anc_4.66), whose product MNRQGGMNAGVQNNPPSRVVYLGSIPYDQTEEQILDLCSNVGPVINLKMMFDPQTGRSKGYAFIEFRDLESSASAVRNLNGYQLGSRFLKCGYSSNSDISGVSQQQQQQQYNASNGNNNNSSNGGNNNNNNGPDFQNSGNSNFLSQKFPELPSGIDVNINMTTPAMMISSELAKKPKEVQLKFLQKFQEWTRTHPEDAVSLLELCPQLSFVTAELLLTNGICKVDDLIPLASRPQEEASATNNNSVNEVMDPSVLNKQKDLLKQVLQLNDSQIAILPDDERMAIWDLKQKALRGEFGAF is encoded by the coding sequence ATGAATAGACAAGGCGGTATGAATGCAGGAGTACAGAACAACCCACCATCTCGAGTGGTATATCTGGGCTCTATACCGTATGATCAAACAGAAGAACAGATCCTTGATTTGTGCAGTAATGTTGGGCCTGTgatcaatttgaaaatgatgttTGACCCTCAGACTGGTAGATCAAAAGGTTATGCGTTTATCGAATTTAGAGATTTGGAATCTAGCGCTAGCGCGGTACGTAATTTGAACGGATACCAACTAGGTTCTAGATTTTTGAAGTGCGGCTACTCCAGTAATAGCGATATATCTGGTGTTTcacagcagcagcaacagcagcagtaTAATGCCAGTAATGgaaataacaacaacagtagCAACGGTggaaataacaataataacaatggACCTGATTTTCAAAACAGCGGGAATTCTAATTTTCTGAGTCAGAAATTTCCCGAATTGCCCTCTGGTATCGATGTCAATATAAATATGACCACTCCTGCTATGATGATATCCAGCGAATTGGCCAAAAAACCCAAAGAAGTACagttgaaatttcttcagaAGTTTCAAGAATGGACAAGAACACACCCTGAAGATGCTGTTTCGCTACTAGAGTTGTGTCCTCAACTGAGTTTTGTCACAGCTGAATTACTGCTAACGAATGGGATATGCAAAGTGGATGATTTGATCCCGTTAGCTTCTAGGCCACAGGAAGAGGCGTCGGCTACGAATAATAACAGCGTCAACGAGGTGATGGATCCTTCAGTGCTCAATAAACAAAAGGATCTACTAAAACAAGTGTTACAACTGAATGACAGTCAAATCGCTATCTTACCTGATGACGAAAGGATGGCTATTTGGGATctaaaacaaaaagcaTTAAGGGGAGAATTTGGTGCATTCTGA
- the ALG13 gene encoding N-acetylglucosaminyldiphosphodolichol N-acetylglucosaminyltransferase catalytic subunit ALG13 (similar to Saccharomyces cerevisiae ALG13 (YGL047W); ancestral locus Anc_4.58), whose amino-acid sequence MCIIEKKTIFVTCGATIPFPKLVSCVLSNGFCQELIQYGFVRLIVQFGRNYGSEFENTVQEYGGQKEDKMIPIERLGCDHSARQYTLMDGKLEVIGFDFSTKMQSTIRDYSDLVVSHAGTGSILDSLRLNKPLIICVNDSLMDNHQQQIADKFVELGYVWSCVPTETGLIAGLRASQTEKLKSFPVSHNTSFERLLTELIYS is encoded by the coding sequence ATGTGTATTATAGAGAAAAAGACGATTTTCGTTACGTGCGGCGCAACGATACCCTTCCCAAAGCTCGTCTCATGCGTGTTGAGTAATGGATTTTGCCAAGAATTGATTCAATATGGGTTTGTGCGACTGATTGTTCAGTTTGGGAGGAACTACGGATCCGAATTTGAGAATACGGTACAAGAATATGGGGGCCAAAAAGAGGACAAGATGATTCCAATTGAGAGGCTTGGCTGTGACCACAGCGCAAGGCAGTATACCTTAATGGATGGGAAGTTAGAAGTGATTGGATTCGATTTTTCCACCAAAATGCAAAGTACTATACGTGATTATTCAGACTTGGTAGTGTCACATGCCGGAACAGGCTCGATATTGGATTCTCTTCGATTAAATAAACCTCTCATAATCTGTGTTAATGATTCTTTGATGGACAACCATCAGCAGCAAATAGCAGATAAGTTTGTGGAGTTGGGTTATGTATGGTCTTGCGTGCCCACTGAAACAGGATTGATAGCTGGTCTACGGGCATCTCAAACAGAAAAGCTCAAATCGTTCCCTGTCTCTCATAACACATCGTTTGAACGACTACTTACCGAACTGATATATAGTTAg
- the HEM2 gene encoding porphobilinogen synthase HEM2 (similar to Saccharomyces cerevisiae HEM2 (YGL040C); ancestral locus Anc_4.70) yields the protein MHTAEFLETEPTEISSVLAGGYNHPLLRQWQSERQLTKNMLIFPLFISDNPDDFTEIDSLPNINRIGVNRLKDYLKPLVSKGLRSVILFGVPLIPGTKDPVGTAADDPAGPVIQGIKFIRENFPELYIICDVCLCEYTSHGHCGVLYDDGTINRERSVSRLAAVAVNYAKAGAHCVAPSDMIDGRIKDIKRGLINANLAHKTFVLSYAAKFSGNLYGPFRDAACSAPSDGDRKCYQLPPAGRGLARRALERDMSEGADGIIVKPSTFYLDIMRDASEICKDLPICAYHVSGEYAMLHAAAEKGVVDLKTIAFESHQGFLRAGARLIITYLAPEFLDWLDEEN from the coding sequence ATGCATACTGCtgaatttttggaaactGAGCCAACAGAAATTTCATCTGTTCTAGCTGGTGGTTATAATCATCCATTGTTGAGACAATGGCAAAGTGAGCGTCAACTAACAAAAAACATGTTAATTTTCCCACTCTTCATTTCTGATAACCCAGACGATTTTACAGAAATTGACTCACTACCCAATATCAACAGAATTGGTGTCAATAGGTTAAAAGATTACTTGAAGCCGTTGGTTAGCAAAGGTTTACGTTCTGTGATATTGTTTGGGGTGCCTTTAATCCCAGGTACCAAAGACCCAGTGGGCACAGCAGCTGACGACCCGGCAGGGCCAGTTATTCAAGGTATTAAATTCATTCGTGAAAATTTTCCTGAATTGTACATTATTTGCGATGTATGTCTCTGTGAATACACTTCTCATGGTCATTGCGGGGTCCTGTATGATGATGGTACCATAAACAGAGAACGTAGTGTCTCTAGATTAGCTGCTGTGGCAGTTAACTACGCCAAAGCAGGTGCGCATTGTGTGGCTCCTAGTGATATGATCGATGGTAGGATCAAAGATATCAAAAGGGGCTTGATAAATGCAAATTTAGCTCACAAGACCTTTGTATTATCATACGCAGCTAAGTTTAGCGGTAACCTGTATGGTCCTTTCCGTGATGCTGCTTGTTCAGCTCCTTCCGATGGTGATAGGAAGTGTTATCAACTGCCTCCTGCTGGTCGTGGTCTGGCACGTAGGGCATTGGAAAGAGACATGAGCGAAGGTGCTGACGGTATTATCGTCAAGCCTTCTACTTTCTACCTAGATATTATGAGAGATGCAAGTGAAATCTGCAAAGACTTGCCAATCTGTGCCTATCATGTCTCAGGTGAATACGCAATGCTACATGCTGCTGCTGAGAAGGGTGTTgttgatttgaaaacaattGCTTTCGAGTCTCACCAAGGATTCTTGAGAGCAGGTGCCAGATTAATCATTACTTATTTAGCTCCTGAATTCTTGGACTGGTTAGATGAAGAGAACTGA
- the PNC1 gene encoding nicotinamidase (similar to Saccharomyces cerevisiae PNC1 (YGL037C); ancestral locus Anc_4.75), with translation MKTLIVVDMQNDFISPLGSLTVPKGEELINPISELMQDADRDWHRIVVTRDWHPSRHVSFAKNHKDKEPYSSYTYRSPRPGDDSTQEGILWPVHCVKNTWGSQLVDQIMDQVLTKHMKIVDKGFLTDREYYSAFHDIWNFHKTDMNKYLEKHHTDEVYIVGVTLEYCVKATAISAAELGYKTTVLLDYTRPISDDPEVINKVKEELKAHNVNVVEK, from the coding sequence atgaagacTTTAATCGTTGTTGACATGCaaaatgattttatttctcCTTTGGGTTCCTTGACTGTTCCAAAAGGTGAAGAATTGATCAATCCTATTTCTGAGTTGATGCAGGATGCCGATAGAGACTGGCACAGAATTGTTGTGACCAGAGACTGGCACCCTTCTAGACACGTTTCATTCGCAAAGAATCATAAGGATAAAGAACCTTATTCAAGTTACACGTACCGTTCTCCAAGACCAGGTGATGATTCCACTCAAGAGGGTATTTTGTGGCCCGTACACTGTGTGAAAAACACCTGGGGTAGTCAACTGGTTGACCAAATAATGGACCAAGTACTCACTAAACATATGAAGATCGTTGACAAAGGTTTCTTGACTGACCGTGAGTACTATTCTGCTTTCCATGACATCTGGAATTTCCACAAAACTGACATGAATAAGTATTTAGAGAAGCACCATACAGACGAGGTTTATATTGTCGGTGTAACCTTGGAGTATTGTGTGAAAGCCACCGCCATCTCTGCCGCGGAACTGGGTTATAAGACCACCGTCCTGCTGGACTATACAAGACCCATCAGTGATGATCCAGAAGTCATCAACAAGGTGAAGGAAGAGCTAAAGGCCCACAACGTCAACGTCGTGGAGAAATAA
- the RIM8 gene encoding Rim8p (similar to Saccharomyces cerevisiae RIM8 (YGL045W); ancestral locus Anc_4.62) yields the protein MSLLKLWNREARASSKRKSHGIAGNYGNSMLAHNNVRQFRIDINEAHRVWKPSENIAGEVVIDIKRDITNVAIKLSLVCEVRVKTGNSPTSKNKRIEKVLEKSTFLYGQDYVKADFSTTEKKPCIGKATILNGLSKGEHRFPFRIKIPRGKGMLSSIKFERGSITYFLTSSLESLNNINALKKPEARCEREFAVIVPLDVSRLPQPKTKTVVLQSASMVQNKKGKSTEDASSSYTQLTQKSNTSNSSGSSTNSKTPPLPNKTVTISVDIPQAGFMIGEIIPIDVRIDHYKPFYAPAGLTTTLVRICRVDGAGKDDPMETFRKDICQSISPIYINPETLQFQSRVYLKVPLDAFSTLTTVSKFFSFQYYIEVMVNLSKKNVVYTESNKIIGTPIEEQNGLGVENNINRIQRKMLRMVSPETLENDSEGYESSIFFKDMVNVEKLKRLRNVTGMSIETVIGTTRSEQQRYDTYFPLPSSTRIPQSPLSDLKEWLTPLNAYECDDVPVPKYFPNSEVDIPSEDKQELERRRLQQLESDPPLCDDY from the coding sequence ATGTCTTTACTGAAGCTGTGGAACAGAGAAGCAAGGGCATCTTCCAAGAGAAAGAGTCATGGAATCGCTGGCAATTATGGCAACAGTATGCTGGCCCACAATAACGTGAGGCAGTTCCGCATAGATATAAATGAAGCGCACAGAGTTTGGAAGCCCAGTGAAAATATAGCTGGCGAAGTTGTTATCGACATCAAGAGAGACATTACCAACGTGGCCATCAAGTTATCGCTAGTATGTGAGGTTCGCGTGAAAACTGGGAACAGTCCAACCTCCAAGAATAAGAGAATCGAGAAAGTCTTGGAGAAATCGACGTTTCTTTATGGACAGGACTACGTGAAAGCAGATTTTTCAACtacagaaaagaaaccgTGCATTGGTAAAGCTACTATTCTTAATGGTTTAAGCAAGGGTGAGCACAGGTTTCCCTTCAGAATAAAGATACCAAGAGGCAAGGGAATGTTGAGCTCTATAAAGTTTGAAAGGGGCTCGATAACATATTTCCTCACTTCCTCCTTGGAGTCTCTCAATAATATCAACGCATTGAAAAAACCAGAAGCAAGGTGTGAACGTGAGTTTGCAGTTATAGTGCCGTTGGACGTATCGAGACTGCCTCAACCAAAGACCAAAACAGTAGTGTTACAATCAGCCTCCATGGtccaaaataaaaagggCAAATCCACAGAGGATGCATCGTCATCTTATACACAGCTAACTCAGAAGTCTAACACCTCTAATTCTTCTGGAAGCTCAACAAACTCTAAAACACCCCCCTTACCAAACAAAACGGTAACTATATCCGTAGATATACCGCAGGCTGGGTTCATGATAGGTGAAATCATTCCCATAGATGTAAGGATTGACCACTATAAACCTTTTTATGCCCCAGCAGGTCTTACGACCACCTTGGTGAGAATATGTAGGGTGGACGGTGCAGGTAAAGATGACCCAATGGAGACCTTCAGAAAAGATATATGCCAAAGTATCTCCCCCATATATATCAACCCTGAAACGCTGCAGTTTCAATCTAGAGTTTATCTGAAAGTACCCCTTGATGCATTTTCCACACTCACCACTGTGagtaaatttttttcctttcagTACTACATTGAGGTGATGGtcaatttatcaaaaaagaacGTGGTTTACACTGAAtctaataaaataataggAACCCCCATCGAAGAACAAAACGGCTTGGGTGTAGAAAATAACATCAACCGTattcaaaggaaaatgcTACGAATGGTCAGCCCGGAAACTTTGGAAAACGATTCCGAGGGTTATGAGTCtagtatatttttcaaggaCATGGTGAATGTAGAAAAGCTGAAAAGACTAAGAAATGTTACAGGCATGTCTATCGAGACCGTGATAGGAACAACGAGATCCGAACAGCAGCGATACGATACGTACTTTCCTCTTCCATCTTCAACCAGGATCCCACAGAGTCCTTTATCGGATCTAAAAGAATGGCTAACTCCATTAAATGCATATGAGTGCGATGATGTCCCAGTTCCGAAGTATTTCCCAAATAGTGAAGTTGATATACCTTCCGAAGACAAGCAAGAACTTGAACGGAGGAGACTACAACAATTAGAAAGCGATCCTCCCCTCTGTGATGACTATTAG
- the OCH1 gene encoding initiation-specific alpha-1,6-mannosyltransferase (similar to Saccharomyces cerevisiae OCH1 (YGL038C); ancestral locus Anc_4.74), whose amino-acid sequence MSRKLTHLFATRKSKTIIVALLLVYSLLSFHLSNKRLVSQFYPSINDNRKTLLPTTSHSQDIDLRKQVAVNRKKNQMHNLRDQLSFAFPYDPQSPIPKRVWQTWKVSTDNNDFPATFRTYQKTWSGSSSPHYQYSLVPDDSIIPLLENLYSPVPLVVKAFKLMPINILKADFLRYLLLFARGGVYSDIDTVLLKPIDTWPSQNDSWLSDMINTNKPIPYKNWKGSPHTSDKISHQPGLVIGIEADPDRDDWNDHYARRIQFCQWTIQAKPGHPILRELILNITATTLASVQHPGVPINEMIDLRYEKDYNVNYRLKRRNDENYKHTELKNSDNIEGSDIMDWTGPGIFSDIIFEYMNNALQHNNDILLVNPNLNKNDDGSGSTTPPAAEADSGAMSKSTRKFYKKISESLQASNIMPWEFFGFLKEPVIVDDVMVLPITSFSPGVGHMEAQSSDDKMAFVEHKFKGSWKDDVDKNAGHKS is encoded by the coding sequence ATGTCTAGGAAGCTGACCCATTTGTTTGCCacaagaaaatcaaagacAATAATCGTAGCTTTACTTCTTGTTTACTCTTTGTTGTCGTTTCACCTGTCAAACAAAAGATTGGTTTCTCAGTTTTATCCTAGTATAAATGATAATAGAAAAACCCTTCTCCCCACGACTTCGCATTCACAAGATATAGATTTGCGGAAGCAAGTTGCAGTcaacagaaaaaagaatcaaatGCACAATCTACGCGATCAGTTATCATTTGCATTCCCTTATGATCCTCAGTCTCCTATTCCGAAGAGGGTATGGCAGACCTGGAAAGTTAGCactgataataatgatttCCCCGCCACTTTCAGAACTTATCAGAAAACATGGTCAGGTTCATCTTCACCGCACTACCAATACTCTTTGGTTCCAGATGATTCCATCATTCCGCTTTTGGAGAATCTTTATTCTCCCGTTCCGTTAGTCGTTAAAGCGTTCAAATTGATGCCTATAAATATCCTGAAGGCGGACTTCTTGAGATatctattattatttgcaAGGGGTGGTGTTTATTCAGATATTGATACTGTTCTTCTAAAGCCGATTGATACATGGCCTTCCCAGAATGATTCATGGTTGAGCGACATGATAAATACGAACAAACCTATTCCTTATAAGAATTGGAAAGGCTCCCCACATACAAGTGATAAGATATCACATCAACCAGGTCTGGTCATTGGTATTGAAGCTGACCCAGACAGAGATGACTGGAATGATCATTATGCCCGTAGAATCCAGTTTTGTCAATGGACTATACAAGCTAAACCAGGTCATCCAATTCTAAGAGAATTGATCTTGAATATTACTGCGACAACTTTAGCAAGTGTGCAACACCCAGGAGTTCCTATCAACGAAATGATCGATTTGAGATATGAAAAAGACTACAACGTAAACTACAGGCTCAAAAGACGTAATGACGAGAATTACAAGCATACTGAGTTGAAAAACAGTGACAATATCGAAGGTTCAGATATAATGGATTGGACAGGGCCAGGCATTTTCTCTGATATCATTTTCGAGTATATGAACAATGCGCTCCAACATAACAATGATATCCTGCTGGTCAACCCGAACCTAAATAAAAACGACGATGGTAGTGGTAGCACCACCCCGCCAGCAGCAGAGGCTGATAGCGGTGCAATGTCGAaatcaacaagaaaattttataaaaaaatatcagaaTCTCTGCAAGCGTCAAATATAATGCCCTGGGAATTCTTTGgctttttgaaagaaccCGTCATTGTTGATGATGTAATGGTTTTACCAATAACAAGTTTCTCACCAGGTGTAGGACATATGGAAGCCCAATCGAGTGATGACAAAATGGCTTTTGTAGAACACAAGTTCAAAGGGAGCTGGAAAGATGatgttgataaaaatgCTGGCCATAAATCTTGA
- the DPC13 gene encoding Dpc13p (similar to Saccharomyces cerevisiae YGL041W-A; ancestral locus Anc_4.68) — protein MLRVLWKQSSNAARSKKVSNVFVSNYTHSLRNPYWNYAKRNYAQSWDNRQPNEKIDAHIKVQKLMDEINSKPNVLEKLEHVSNIMIDKKLVNLDTASASEENTIKPWQMIKILMDRDLRHAMKEFKLELEKSGIQLGPDQLGPLMTVLGLEKKNER, from the coding sequence ATGTTGAGAGTACTATGGAAGCAAAGCTCTAACGCTGCTCGTTCGAAAAAAGTATCAAATGTATTTGTAAGCAACTACACTCACAGTCTAAGGAACCCCTACTGGAATTATGCGAAGAGAAACTATGCCCAATCTTGGGACAACAGACAGCCtaatgaaaagattgatGCGCATATCAAAGTACAAAAACTCATGGACGAAATAAATTCGAAACCTAACGTTCTGGAAAAATTAGAACATGTTAGTAATATCATGATCgacaaaaaattggttaATTTAGATACAGCTTCTGCCAGTGAAGAAAACACGATCAAACCATGGCAAATGATTAAGATTTTAATGGATAGAGACTTGAGACATGCTATGAAGGAGTTTAAATtggaattggaaaaatcaGGCATCCAGTTGGGGCCTGACCAATTAGGCCCACTAATGACCGTTTTGGGattggagaaaaaaaatgagaggTGA